In a single window of the Actinomycetes bacterium genome:
- a CDS encoding ATP-binding cassette domain-containing protein, producing MSSISTSGLTRSFGPVLAVDHLSLDFPASGVMGLVGPNGSGKSTLIRLLLGLVRPTEGTATVLGNPISAPAAYADKVGALIESPAFVPGLSAHRNLLSLARLRGLSASRVDEVLTMVGLAGRQTEPVKNFSLGMKQRLGIAAALLSDPQLLILDEPTNGLDPAGIVEIRGLLRSLGQDGRTVVVSSHLLTEIEAACDYIVVIRFGTLLFTGPIGDLVARTRAHIDIRAEHDADTDRLARAIIAAGWDVTNAEGTLRVVAEPTRAAGINRAAAHAGVTLSSLVVVQDSLEDIFLAMTGETDGELAAARSGQGREVA from the coding sequence GTGTCGTCCATCTCGACCTCGGGTCTGACCCGGAGTTTCGGTCCCGTCCTCGCGGTTGACCACCTGTCCTTGGACTTTCCTGCATCGGGGGTGATGGGTTTGGTCGGTCCGAACGGGTCGGGCAAGTCGACCCTGATCCGGCTGCTGCTGGGCCTGGTCCGGCCGACCGAGGGAACCGCGACGGTGCTCGGGAATCCGATCTCCGCCCCTGCAGCGTATGCGGACAAGGTGGGCGCTCTCATCGAGAGTCCCGCGTTCGTACCCGGCTTGTCCGCGCACCGGAACCTGTTGTCGCTGGCTCGTCTGCGTGGTCTTTCTGCCTCACGTGTTGACGAGGTCCTGACCATGGTTGGGCTCGCGGGGAGGCAGACCGAGCCGGTGAAGAACTTCTCCCTGGGAATGAAGCAGCGCCTCGGCATCGCCGCTGCACTGCTGTCCGACCCGCAACTGCTCATCCTCGACGAGCCGACGAACGGCCTAGATCCCGCAGGCATCGTGGAGATCCGCGGCCTGCTACGCAGCCTCGGCCAGGACGGGCGGACCGTGGTGGTGTCCTCCCACCTGCTCACCGAGATCGAGGCCGCGTGCGACTACATCGTGGTCATCCGCTTCGGAACGCTGCTGTTCACCGGACCGATCGGGGACCTCGTGGCCCGCACCCGGGCGCACATCGACATCCGCGCCGAACACGACGCCGACACCGACCGCCTCGCCCGCGCGATCATCGCCGCCGGGTGGGACGTCACCAACGCCGAGGGGACACTTCGGGTCGTCGCGGAACCGACACGGGCGGCGGGCATCAACCGTGCCGCGGCGCACGCCGGGGTCACGTTGAGCAGCCTCGTCGTGGTCCAGGACAGCCTGGAGGACATCTTCCTCGCCATGACCGGGGAGACCGACGGCGAGTTGGCCGCAGC
- a CDS encoding NUDIX hydrolase, whose protein sequence is MPDTPPPGLGSAVRRSARVFLVDGDNRLLLIRSWWDFRHHELGSAWFPPGGGVDGQEPLAQAAVRELREETGLVVPEVQIGPVVAFISGLDD, encoded by the coding sequence ATGCCCGACACGCCTCCGCCCGGGCTGGGGTCGGCTGTTCGCCGCTCGGCCCGGGTCTTCCTCGTCGACGGGGACAACCGGTTGTTGTTGATCCGCTCGTGGTGGGACTTCCGCCACCACGAGCTGGGTTCGGCGTGGTTCCCCCCTGGTGGCGGGGTGGACGGCCAGGAGCCGCTGGCGCAAGCGGCGGTGCGTGAGCTGCGCGAGGAGACCGGCTTGGTGGTGCCGGAGGTGCAGATCGGCCCGGTGGTTGCCTTCATCAGTGGCCTGGACGATTAG